The DNA region GGTACTGAGTTTGTTGTGGAACCAGCCTCCGCGGGCCCGCTGACCGTGACCAGTGCGCGCTGGAACAAGGACATCCTGCTTCTCGGGTTCGACGAAATTGAATCCCGAAACCAGGCCGAGACCCTTCGCGGCGCCAAGCTGTTCATCGAAACCGAAGACCTGGACGAGGACGACGACGAAGGCTGGTACGAGCATGAGCTCGTGGGCCTGGAAGCCCGTGTAGGGTCCCATGTGGTTGGCAAGGTCTCCGGTCTCCGCACCCTGCCCGTACAGGACCTGCTGGTGGTCGAAACACCGGACGGCAAGGAAATCCTGATCCCCTTTGTGGAGCAGATTGTTCCAGAGGTCAACGTTGCCGAAGGATTTGTCCTGGTTACGCCCCCCGAGGGCCTTTTCGAGGTCAACATCGACGACGCCGAGGGCCACGGGTCCGGGGACAACGGCTAGATGCGCATCGACGTCGTCAGCATCTTTCCCGAGTACTTGGCGCCCCTGGAGCTGTCCCTCATCGGGAAGGCCCGCCAGGACGGGCTGTTGGACCTGCACGTCCATGACCTCCGTGACTTCACCACGGACAAGCACCGCTCGGTGGACGATACGCCCTATGGTGGCGGCGCCGGAATGGTCATGAAGGCTGAACCGTGGGCGCAGGCACTGGCCTCGTTGACCGAAGCCCGCCGGGACGGAGTTGCCCGTCCGGTCCTGATCGTGCCGTCTCCGGCAGGGGAGCGTTTCACCCAGGCCCTTGCTTACGAGCTCGCCGAAGAGGACCAGCTGGTGTTCGCGTGCGGCCGGTACGAGGGCATTGATGAGCGCGTCATCGAATGGGCGGAAGATCATTTCACGGTTCGGCCCATGAGCCTTGGCGACTACGTCCTGAACGGCGGTGAAGTTGCCGTGCTGGCCATGGTGGAGGCCATCGGCAGGCTGTTGCCGGGTGTTGTGGGCAACCCCGACTCCCTCGTGGAAGAGTCCCATTCGGACGGCCTCCTGGAATACCCCGTGTACACCAAACCTGCCAGCTGGCGGGAACGTGATGTGCCGGCGGTGCTGCTGAGCGGAAATCACGGAAAAATCGCGCAGTGGCGCCGTCATGAGCAGTACCGGCGAACGGCGGAACGCCGTCCGGACCTGCTGGAGACGTTCGACGCCGGGAAGCTGCCGCGCGCCGACCGCACGTTTCTCGCCGAGCTGGGGTACGACGTCGTCGAGGGGCGCCTCCGTGCCCGCCCGGACGCCGGAAGCTCGGCGTCTGCCTAGAGTGTCGGCGTGATGCCGCCGCAATTGGCTGTAAGCCTCCGAGTATGGCAAAATTAGTCCTTGTGTCTGCTGGGTCCGCACCTGCCACAGGGGGAGCGCAACCAACAGCCGGACAACCCGGTGCCGTCAATCAGTGACGGGACCGGACCCAAAAATTTTCGACGGTCATTTCCGGAGCGTACTGCGCATCCGGGCTTGGCCGCCGTGACCCAAAGTGAATGACCTGTGGCGTTCACCAGGAGTGGAATTATGCATATTCTCGATTCCGTAGATGCAGCCTCGCTGCGCACCGATGTTCCCGAGTTCCGCGCTGGGGACACCCTCAAGGTGCACGTGAACATCATCGAAGGCAAGAACTCCCGTGTCCAGGTGTTCCAGGGCTTCGTCCTGGGCCGCCAGGGCGACGGCATCCGCGAGACCTTCACAGTCCGCAAGGTCTCCTTCGGCGTCGGCGTTGAGCGTACCTTCCCGGTACACTCGCCGATCATCGATAAGATCGAACTGGTGACCAAGGGTGACGTGCGCCGCGCCAAGCTTTACTACATGCGTGCACTGCGCGGCAAGGCTGCCAAGATCAGGGAAAAGCGCGACTTCACCACCGCCAAGTAGGTCTTCAAAGACTCAATTCGCAGGGCCAAAGCCGTACCAGGCCAGCGCCGGAGCCAATCGCAACAGCGCCCCAGGATACGGATCATGGACCAGACAAAACGCCAGCCCAGAAGAATGGGCTGGCGTTTTGCGTTCCTTGCCCTCGCCATCGCGGTTGCCATCAGCGGACTGGTCCGCTCACTGTGGTTGGATGTGTACTATGTGCCATCCGAGTCCATGCAGCCGGTCCTCGACGGCGGGGACCGCATCCTTGTTTCCAAGACGGACTTTCACGCCGCCCCCATCCGCCGCGGGGACATCGTGGTCTTTGACGGACGGGGCACTTTCGCTCCCCTCAACAGCGGGAGGGGCCCCCTGGCGGATTCCGTGATGTGGGCCGGACAATGGCTCGGCCTGACCGGCAGCGACACCACGTACGTCAAGAGGGTCATCGGGCTTTCCGGGGACGCGGTGGCCTGCTGCGATCCGGACGGGCACGTGACTGTTAACGGCAATGCCCTTGACGAGCCATATGTCTACGACGGGGACGCGCCCAGCTCGCAGGCGTTCAGCGTCATCGTGCCTGAGGGGCGTGTCTGGCTTCTCGGCGACCACCGCTCCCTGTCAGCTGATTCCCGCAGCCTCCTCGGTGCGCCGGGCGGCGGAATGGTCCCGGTGGACAGAGTGATCGGCAGGCCGGTCCAGATCGTCTGGCCGCTTGATAGATTTGCAGCAGTACCCCGGCCGCCAGCGGCAGGACCAACAACAGAGGACGGACAGTAGATGCCCGAGAACCACGCCCGGACACCTGAGCCGCGCCCTGAGGCTGTCACGGACACGCCAGCTACCGGCGCGGTTGCCGGCGCGGTTGCCGGCGCCGGCGCTGCTGAGGCCGAGGCCCCGGGTGCCGCCGCTGCATCCACCCCTCCCGGCGCCAATCCTCCTGGTGCCAATCCTGCCTCCACTCCCGCGGC from Arthrobacter pascens includes:
- the rimM gene encoding ribosome maturation factor RimM (Essential for efficient processing of 16S rRNA), producing MQLQVARIGKPHGIRGEVTVQVLTDAPADRFVPGTEFVVEPASAGPLTVTSARWNKDILLLGFDEIESRNQAETLRGAKLFIETEDLDEDDDEGWYEHELVGLEARVGSHVVGKVSGLRTLPVQDLLVVETPDGKEILIPFVEQIVPEVNVAEGFVLVTPPEGLFEVNIDDAEGHGSGDNG
- the trmD gene encoding tRNA (guanosine(37)-N1)-methyltransferase TrmD translates to MRIDVVSIFPEYLAPLELSLIGKARQDGLLDLHVHDLRDFTTDKHRSVDDTPYGGGAGMVMKAEPWAQALASLTEARRDGVARPVLIVPSPAGERFTQALAYELAEEDQLVFACGRYEGIDERVIEWAEDHFTVRPMSLGDYVLNGGEVAVLAMVEAIGRLLPGVVGNPDSLVEESHSDGLLEYPVYTKPASWRERDVPAVLLSGNHGKIAQWRRHEQYRRTAERRPDLLETFDAGKLPRADRTFLAELGYDVVEGRLRARPDAGSSASA
- the rplS gene encoding 50S ribosomal protein L19, producing the protein MHILDSVDAASLRTDVPEFRAGDTLKVHVNIIEGKNSRVQVFQGFVLGRQGDGIRETFTVRKVSFGVGVERTFPVHSPIIDKIELVTKGDVRRAKLYYMRALRGKAAKIREKRDFTTAK
- the lepB gene encoding signal peptidase I; this encodes MDQTKRQPRRMGWRFAFLALAIAVAISGLVRSLWLDVYYVPSESMQPVLDGGDRILVSKTDFHAAPIRRGDIVVFDGRGTFAPLNSGRGPLADSVMWAGQWLGLTGSDTTYVKRVIGLSGDAVACCDPDGHVTVNGNALDEPYVYDGDAPSSQAFSVIVPEGRVWLLGDHRSLSADSRSLLGAPGGGMVPVDRVIGRPVQIVWPLDRFAAVPRPPAAGPTTEDGQ